The sequence ATGAGGGCGCCCGGTGCGGGCCGTCACGTTCCAGTCGATGGTGCGCACGTCGTCGCCGGGCACGTACTCGCGCACCTCGGCGAACTCCATGCCGCGGCCCTTGAAGACGCTGAGGTACTCCCCGGCCAGCGTCTCGGTCACCAGGCGCCCGGTCATGATCTCGAT is a genomic window of Elusimicrobiota bacterium containing:
- a CDS encoding DUF58 domain-containing protein; this encodes MISPELLAQVRRIEIMTGRLVTETLAGEYLSVFKGRGMEFAEVREYVPGDDVRTIDWNVTARTGRPH